In Lactuca sativa cultivar Salinas chromosome 5, Lsat_Salinas_v11, whole genome shotgun sequence, the DNA window TTATAGAATTCTACTTTTAGTTTAAATCCAAAAAAGTTCCAATAGTCaatttatagcattctacttacaTCACACTAATCAAtgagtttttataaaaatgttgtttGAACGTAATATAGTCATTTTGTACAGTCAGTTAGATGCAAACTCAAACAACAAGTTACAGTCAGAAGTTAACTCGGTGAGAACTTTTAACCCAGTCAGCTTCTAACCCAATAAACTCTGACCCAATTAGTCACTATCAAACGATCCCTTAGTCAACTATAAATTGAAAAATGGTTTGATTTTTATTGTATATgtgaaagagtaaatagaatcttaCAAATCGTGGAATTATCGGGTATCATGAAAACGGTTGGTTGACGTTTTTTGTTGAAAGAATGTAATATTTTCGGTAAGccttgagaaaaaaaaaaaccgaacTAGGACGAAGCCCGGATTCTTCACTAGTTTTTTCTATTAATAAACATATACtaaatatttaaatgaaaaaaaaacatagatcTCATTATTTAAATGAGGCTTCCACCTTGGATTGGAGATGAAGACAGAGTCGCAACACTATATTAAATTGGTTATTTTTGTCGTTTACTACCTTAGATTATTGACACCTCGTGCATTTTGTCATCAGAATAATATATGGGCCCAAGTTTATATTATTATACATATTAGTATTAGTATTAATATATTAACTAGTATTAGACTATTAGAGTTTAACATCAAATAATATCTTTTTTCAGAATTACATATATGAGTAAATCCTGATTAAAAAGTTTACCTTAAAATAGACTTTAAAAGATTtacaatattattttattgactAAAGAAAAAGCCAAATAGCAATAAATGAATTCCCTAGAAACAATTTTACTGCCCATTATATAACCAATTATAAACATATcatatttttaaatgtttattttgaatttacattttattcaaaaattaacATTATTTCTGTATATTCATTATCTCTACGTACAACTTGTCCTAAACATatgataattttttattattagtttGAAATCCATCTAATTATCTATCTTTAAACGCGTTCTAATCAAAATTACCCATCTATTTTCAAATGATTAATACTATTATTATTCtagaaaaactcataattaaGCGATCATGGCAATGATCGGTATCTAAAACGCACACAAATTGAGATTGAAGTTTCCTCGTTACTTACAATAACATGATTAAGTACTTAAACATTTAATAACCCACTTCGAATATAACTTTTTTTTAGAATGGCAAGAATATAATAGTCGGTCAAAATGttgtaaaactttattatgtacATTTTGTTTTTATCCTTTGTTATTGAAGGATAGatttaaacaaaaatataaagacAGATAAGATGTCCACTTATAATGCATGTAATAAAATGTTATTGCAAATAATTGTGTTGCTCtataaagtataatgatatataaAGCGCCAAAATTTGATGAAACAAATATgagaatttattattatattttttttttttgaaaaaaaaaaattaaatcgtTGGGTATATACTATTGGGGTATAGATTAGAAGTGAAACGTAAATCTAATGGCAAAAATGTAAAATCCAAGAAATTTGCAAAAGTAGGGCCGGGGCATTATTGTGATTTCACTCCACGTTCTGGCTCTAATATTCTAACACTCCATCTCCACGCCCACAGGCTACTATTATTAGTACGGTGTCCTTCCTTCTTTTCTGTATATAAATACTCCGCCATAATCAATCACACCAGAATATCTCTCTACAGATTTCAAAACTTCTACATCGCCATGGGAAACAGTCTAAGGTGTTGCTTATCATGTTTAATTCCTTGTGGAGCTCTGGATTTGATCAGAATTGTTCATTTAAATGGTTACATTGAAGAAATTACACGCCCTATCACCGCCGGCGAGTTTCTCAGCAATCACCCTAGTTACGTTCTGAGTAAACCGTCGTCACAGGGAGTAGCCCGCCGGATTCTTATATTATCGAGTAGTTCCGAGCTGAAGAGAGGTTGTATTTACTTTCTGGTTCCTTCTTCTTCGGTTCCTGAAAATAAGAGGAAACCTCGGCGGAAGAATTGTGAGAAGGCGGCGATAGGTGATGCGGTGTCCGTCTCCGTTTCTGTTGATTTGAAATTATCAGGTGGTGTTGTGGCGGAGAAGAAGGCAGGGAGGCGGAGAGTTCGTCGGAGTGTTGACGGTGGAGATTGGCGGCCTCATCTTGACAGCATCTTTGAAGAACAATAACTATttgaaaattattgattttttttttctttctcgaTAGATATACAAAATTTATTCTTATTTCGTAAAACTGTAAATTCGTCTATGTGTATCTTATATACAAAGCAATATAAAGTTTTTGGATGTTTGGGATTGCTT includes these proteins:
- the LOC111898367 gene encoding uncharacterized protein LOC111898367, yielding MGNSLRCCLSCLIPCGALDLIRIVHLNGYIEEITRPITAGEFLSNHPSYVLSKPSSQGVARRILILSSSSELKRGCIYFLVPSSSVPENKRKPRRKNCEKAAIGDAVSVSVSVDLKLSGGVVAEKKAGRRRVRRSVDGGDWRPHLDSIFEEQ